The following are encoded in a window of Massilia sp. R2A-15 genomic DNA:
- a CDS encoding alpha-2-macroglobulin has product MASNYPSAPLAKLRAAWLTLVWRPLAWLFPRMFGRFDWQAPPWCRGIADAGRRGGATVRANPRAAASGVLLVAVLAAGGWYGYRWWQALPRPVEATFKVTAPARTQIEAEDAEARKPRPAVIAFNQSVAPLSLVGKDVAAGVTLSPALAGTWHWDDDKTLAFTPKDDWPAGAQYKARFHKGLFKPETRLADDEAVFATAPFAASITRAEFYQDPVNPTVKKVVVDLNFTYPVNPAELEKRIELRQEQQSGGILGLGKETSKFTVTYDKLKLNAYVQSDSIPIPKDSGAMRFTLAKGLSAARGSPALDAELSKEVAIPGLYSLAVTDIAPKVVTNDKNEPEQVLVLQTSATVHERELQKAMAVWVLPKLNPDAKLNPPNGDPFDWSSATVSEAALKLATRLAPEAIPAEREYTQLHSFKYRADVGAYLYVQVAKDIKSFGGYVLGKTEARVLQVPPYPSELKILSQGALLALSGEKKVAVLVRDLLGVKVEIGRVLPSQLQHLVSQSNGGFANPEFYDRFGPDNLTERFERKVPLPALERGRAHYEAVDMGEYLKGDGAERRGVFLLTVSGYDPKAEERAARDAKAAERRPGEAPPEADAEDECADCAEAPDRAAAAAINKVDKRLVLVTDLGIVVKKSQDGSQDVYIQSIYTGKPVDGASVEIVGVNGQVLFTQATDAAGHARFARIAGLARERAPLMILARKGGDLSFMPLNRYDRGLDMSRFDTGGARNAAVADQLSAYLFSDRGMYRPGDTFHIGMIAKPASWSTSIAGLPLEAEILDPRGLTVKREKLTLPPGGFIETAYTTQESAPTGSYTVNLHLVRDGQTGAQIGSTTVKVQEFQPDRLKVSARFSDGPSEGWLNPKELKAAVSALNLFGTPAQNRRVSAEITLSPAFPAFSRYPDYKFYDPLRAKEGYSAKLNDQATDDKGETTFELGLNKYAKATYRVNFVARVFEAQGGRGVAAETAALVSELPYLVGFKADGALDFVTRASKRDVALIAIDPKAQKTAVAGLTLQLVERKFVSVLTKQGNNTFKYESRKKEVTLKETPLAIAAAGQNLALETGTPGNFAYVIRNSEGVELNRIEYAVAGRGNVTRSLERNAELQLTLNKKDYVPGEDIEVSIKAPYAGAGLITIERDKVFVHQWFKTDTLASVQKIKVPKDFEGNGYVSVQFIRDPGSDEIFMSPLSYGAAPFATSLAARTNTLSLTVPELVKPGQRMTMKLKSAKPARVVVFAVDEGILQVARYQAPDPLSLFFQKRMLEVRTSQILDLILPEFKKLMQASAPGGDGDGALGRHLNPFKRKHDKPAVYWSGIVDVNGEKEFSYDVPETFNGSMRVFAVAVNDATIGTAQAKTTVRGDFVLSPNLPLAVTPGDEFDVSVGVANNVAGSGKEAPVALTLKTSAHLEVIGSAAQTLKIGEMRESVATFRIRAVDGARAQLGSATMTFAAALGAKGARLSTDVSVRPPAPRYAVTAMGSFKGSAEAPVTRNMYSEFRQLEAGVSTLPLVMASGVSNYLANFTHLCTEQVVSQAVPALILDKRPEFGKSGAKAQVARSFEDALRVLRTRQNAEGGFGMWNADVQADEFASVYAVHLLLEARDRGDSVPADMLQLGLAYIRQLAASPASDLPALRVRAYAAYLLTRQMTVTTPILASIRESLDKLYPKQWQSDPAAAYLAAAYLIQKQDRQASELMDQQVARLVKRPARAKGETPPYYVDPLVEDAQTLYILSRHFPARAKALPPEAMAALVKPLAENRYNTLSGAYSILAFDAYATAVGAEGAGKLAIVEIDAKGGKKALALPNNLVPRVPFTPGTAKLRFANDSGVAGYYSVTEAGFDREVPKAEVRAGMEVLREFVDAAGKPVTTIMVGDEVTVRLKFRAVGRAWVGNVALVDLMPGGFEPVLETPAPPAPPGETAPAPTTSLPGLAGGKATWKIHYADVREDRVVFYGHVTSDFSELSYRIKATNSGRFVLPPAYAESMYERAVQARSAGGQVIIVETPGKK; this is encoded by the coding sequence ATGGCCTCCAATTACCCCTCCGCGCCACTCGCAAAACTGCGTGCAGCCTGGCTGACGCTGGTGTGGCGGCCGCTGGCCTGGCTGTTCCCGCGGATGTTCGGACGGTTCGACTGGCAGGCGCCGCCCTGGTGCCGCGGGATCGCCGATGCCGGCCGTCGCGGCGGCGCAACAGTGCGCGCCAATCCGCGCGCCGCGGCGTCGGGCGTGCTGCTCGTGGCGGTGCTCGCCGCCGGCGGCTGGTACGGCTACCGCTGGTGGCAGGCCTTGCCCAGGCCGGTCGAAGCGACCTTCAAGGTGACCGCGCCGGCGCGCACGCAAATCGAGGCCGAAGACGCTGAGGCGCGCAAGCCCAGGCCGGCCGTGATCGCGTTCAATCAGTCGGTCGCGCCGCTGTCGCTGGTCGGCAAGGACGTCGCCGCGGGCGTCACGCTGTCGCCGGCGCTCGCCGGCACCTGGCACTGGGACGACGACAAGACGCTCGCCTTCACGCCGAAAGACGACTGGCCCGCCGGCGCGCAGTACAAGGCTCGCTTCCACAAAGGCCTCTTCAAGCCGGAGACGCGCCTGGCCGACGATGAAGCCGTGTTCGCAACCGCGCCGTTCGCCGCTTCCATCACCAGGGCCGAGTTCTACCAGGACCCGGTCAACCCCACCGTCAAGAAGGTCGTCGTCGACCTCAATTTCACCTATCCGGTCAATCCCGCCGAACTGGAAAAGCGCATCGAGCTGCGCCAGGAACAGCAGTCCGGCGGCATCCTCGGCCTCGGCAAGGAAACCAGCAAATTCACCGTCACCTACGACAAGCTGAAACTGAACGCCTACGTCCAGTCGGACAGCATTCCGATCCCGAAGGACAGCGGCGCGATGCGCTTCACGCTCGCCAAGGGCTTGTCCGCGGCGCGCGGCAGCCCCGCCCTCGATGCGGAGCTGTCGAAGGAGGTGGCCATTCCCGGCCTGTACAGCCTTGCCGTGACCGACATCGCGCCGAAGGTCGTCACCAACGACAAGAACGAGCCGGAGCAGGTGCTGGTGCTTCAAACATCGGCCACCGTGCACGAGCGCGAGCTGCAGAAGGCGATGGCGGTGTGGGTCCTGCCGAAGCTCAACCCCGACGCCAAGCTCAATCCGCCGAATGGCGATCCGTTCGACTGGAGCAGCGCAACGGTCAGCGAGGCGGCGCTCAAGCTGGCCACCCGGCTGGCGCCGGAAGCGATTCCCGCCGAGCGCGAATACACCCAGCTGCACAGTTTCAAATACCGCGCCGACGTCGGCGCCTACCTGTACGTCCAGGTGGCGAAGGACATCAAGTCGTTCGGCGGCTACGTGCTTGGCAAGACCGAGGCGCGCGTGCTGCAGGTGCCGCCGTATCCGTCCGAGCTGAAAATCCTCAGCCAGGGCGCGCTGCTCGCGCTGTCCGGCGAAAAGAAGGTCGCGGTGCTGGTGCGCGACCTGCTCGGCGTGAAGGTCGAAATCGGCCGCGTGCTGCCGTCCCAGCTGCAGCACCTGGTGTCGCAGTCGAACGGCGGTTTCGCCAACCCGGAGTTCTACGACCGCTTCGGCCCGGACAACCTGACCGAGCGCTTCGAGCGCAAGGTGCCGCTGCCGGCCCTGGAGCGGGGCCGCGCGCATTACGAGGCGGTCGACATGGGCGAGTACCTGAAGGGCGACGGCGCCGAGCGCCGCGGCGTGTTCCTGCTGACGGTCAGCGGCTACGATCCGAAGGCGGAGGAGCGCGCGGCGAGGGACGCGAAAGCGGCGGAGCGCCGGCCCGGCGAAGCGCCGCCGGAAGCGGATGCCGAGGACGAATGCGCTGATTGCGCAGAGGCGCCCGACCGCGCTGCCGCCGCCGCAATCAACAAGGTCGACAAGCGGCTGGTGCTGGTGACGGACCTCGGCATCGTCGTCAAGAAGTCGCAGGACGGCTCTCAGGACGTGTACATCCAGTCGATCTACACCGGCAAGCCGGTCGACGGCGCCAGCGTGGAGATCGTCGGCGTCAACGGCCAGGTGCTGTTCACCCAGGCCACCGACGCCGCCGGCCATGCGCGCTTCGCCCGCATCGCGGGGCTGGCGCGCGAACGCGCTCCCCTGATGATCCTGGCGCGCAAGGGCGGCGACCTCAGTTTCATGCCCCTCAACCGCTACGACCGCGGGCTGGACATGTCGCGTTTCGACACCGGCGGCGCGCGCAACGCGGCCGTCGCCGACCAGCTGTCGGCCTACCTGTTCAGCGACCGCGGCATGTACCGGCCGGGCGACACCTTCCACATCGGGATGATCGCCAAGCCGGCCAGCTGGTCCACCAGCATCGCCGGCCTGCCGCTCGAAGCCGAGATCCTCGATCCGCGCGGCCTGACGGTCAAGCGTGAAAAGCTCACGCTGCCGCCGGGCGGCTTCATCGAAACCGCGTACACCACCCAGGAAAGCGCGCCGACCGGCAGCTACACGGTCAACCTGCACCTGGTGCGCGACGGCCAGACTGGCGCGCAGATCGGCAGCACCACCGTCAAGGTCCAGGAGTTCCAGCCCGACCGCCTGAAGGTGAGCGCCCGTTTCTCGGACGGTCCGTCCGAGGGCTGGCTCAATCCGAAGGAGCTCAAGGCCGCCGTCAGCGCGCTAAACCTGTTCGGCACGCCGGCCCAGAATCGCCGGGTGTCGGCCGAGATCACGCTCAGCCCGGCCTTCCCGGCGTTTTCCCGCTACCCGGATTACAAGTTCTACGATCCGCTGCGCGCCAAGGAAGGCTACAGCGCGAAGCTGAACGACCAGGCCACCGACGACAAGGGCGAAACCACCTTCGAGCTGGGACTGAACAAGTATGCGAAGGCCACCTACCGCGTCAATTTCGTCGCCCGCGTGTTCGAGGCGCAGGGCGGGCGCGGCGTCGCCGCGGAAACGGCGGCGCTGGTGTCCGAGCTGCCCTACCTGGTCGGCTTCAAGGCCGACGGCGCGCTCGATTTCGTCACCCGCGCGTCCAAGCGCGACGTGGCCCTCATCGCGATCGATCCGAAGGCGCAGAAGACCGCGGTGGCCGGACTGACCCTGCAGCTGGTCGAGCGCAAGTTCGTGTCGGTGCTGACCAAACAGGGCAACAACACCTTCAAGTACGAGTCGCGCAAGAAGGAGGTGACGCTCAAGGAGACGCCGCTGGCGATCGCCGCCGCCGGCCAGAACCTCGCGCTGGAGACCGGAACGCCGGGGAACTTCGCCTATGTGATACGGAATTCCGAGGGTGTCGAGCTAAACCGTATCGAATACGCGGTGGCCGGGCGCGGCAACGTCACGCGCAGCCTGGAACGCAACGCCGAGCTGCAGCTGACCCTCAACAAGAAGGACTACGTGCCGGGCGAGGACATCGAAGTGAGCATCAAGGCGCCGTATGCCGGCGCGGGGCTGATCACGATCGAGCGCGACAAGGTGTTCGTGCACCAGTGGTTCAAGACCGACACGCTGGCCTCGGTGCAGAAGATCAAAGTGCCGAAAGACTTCGAGGGCAACGGCTACGTCAGCGTGCAGTTCATCCGCGACCCGGGTTCGGATGAAATCTTCATGAGTCCCCTGAGCTACGGCGCCGCGCCGTTCGCCACCAGCCTGGCCGCGCGCACCAACACGCTGTCGCTCACCGTGCCGGAACTGGTCAAGCCGGGCCAGCGCATGACGATGAAACTGAAGTCGGCGAAGCCGGCGCGCGTGGTGGTGTTCGCGGTCGACGAGGGCATTCTGCAGGTCGCGCGCTACCAGGCGCCCGATCCGCTGTCGCTGTTCTTCCAGAAGCGCATGCTGGAAGTGCGCACCTCGCAGATCCTCGACCTGATCCTGCCCGAGTTCAAAAAACTGATGCAGGCCAGCGCGCCCGGCGGCGACGGCGATGGCGCGCTGGGGCGCCACCTCAATCCGTTCAAGCGCAAGCACGACAAGCCGGCTGTGTACTGGTCGGGCATCGTGGACGTCAACGGCGAGAAGGAATTCAGCTACGACGTGCCGGAGACCTTCAACGGCAGCATGCGCGTGTTCGCGGTGGCGGTGAACGACGCCACCATCGGCACCGCCCAGGCGAAAACCACCGTGCGCGGCGACTTCGTGCTGTCTCCGAACCTGCCGCTGGCGGTGACGCCGGGCGACGAATTCGATGTCAGCGTCGGCGTGGCCAATAACGTCGCCGGCTCCGGTAAGGAGGCGCCGGTGGCGCTGACGCTGAAGACGTCGGCGCACCTCGAAGTAATCGGCAGCGCCGCGCAGACGCTGAAGATCGGCGAGATGCGCGAATCGGTCGCGACCTTCCGGATCAGGGCAGTGGACGGCGCGCGCGCGCAGCTTGGATCGGCGACGATGACTTTCGCCGCCGCCCTGGGCGCCAAGGGCGCGAGGCTGTCGACCGATGTATCGGTGCGCCCGCCGGCGCCGCGCTACGCCGTCACGGCGATGGGAAGCTTCAAGGGTTCGGCCGAAGCGCCCGTCACGCGCAATATGTACAGCGAATTCCGCCAGCTCGAAGCAGGCGTGTCGACGCTGCCCCTGGTGATGGCCAGCGGCGTATCGAACTACCTGGCCAACTTCACCCACCTGTGCACCGAGCAGGTCGTCAGCCAGGCGGTGCCGGCGCTGATCCTCGACAAGCGTCCGGAATTCGGCAAGTCCGGCGCGAAGGCGCAGGTCGCGCGTTCTTTCGAGGACGCGCTGCGGGTGCTGCGCACGCGCCAGAACGCCGAGGGCGGCTTCGGCATGTGGAACGCCGACGTGCAGGCCGACGAATTCGCCTCGGTGTACGCGGTGCACCTGCTGCTCGAAGCGCGCGACCGCGGCGACAGCGTCCCGGCCGACATGCTGCAGCTGGGCCTCGCCTACATCCGCCAGCTTGCCGCCAGCCCCGCCAGCGACCTGCCCGCACTACGCGTGCGCGCCTACGCCGCCTACCTGCTGACGCGGCAGATGACGGTGACGACGCCAATCCTTGCATCAATCCGCGAAAGCCTCGACAAGCTGTATCCGAAGCAGTGGCAGTCCGACCCGGCCGCTGCGTATCTCGCCGCCGCCTACCTGATCCAGAAGCAGGACCGCCAGGCCAGCGAATTGATGGACCAGCAGGTGGCGCGGCTCGTCAAGCGGCCGGCGCGCGCGAAGGGCGAGACGCCGCCTTACTACGTCGATCCGCTGGTCGAGGACGCGCAGACGCTGTACATCCTGTCGCGCCATTTCCCGGCGCGCGCCAAGGCGCTGCCGCCGGAAGCCATGGCCGCGCTGGTCAAGCCGCTGGCCGAGAATCGCTACAACACGCTGTCCGGCGCGTATTCGATCCTGGCCTTCGACGCCTACGCGACCGCGGTGGGCGCCGAGGGGGCAGGCAAGCTGGCGATCGTCGAAATCGACGCGAAGGGTGGCAAGAAAGCGCTGGCGCTGCCGAACAACCTGGTGCCGCGCGTGCCGTTCACGCCTGGCACGGCAAAACTGCGCTTCGCCAACGACAGCGGCGTGGCAGGCTATTACTCGGTGACGGAAGCGGGCTTCGACAGGGAAGTGCCGAAGGCTGAAGTGCGCGCCGGCATGGAAGTGCTGCGCGAATTCGTCGACGCCGCGGGCAAGCCGGTCACCACGATCATGGTCGGCGACGAAGTGACGGTGCGCCTGAAGTTCCGCGCCGTCGGCCGCGCCTGGGTAGGCAATGTGGCGCTGGTCGACCTGATGCCGGGCGGTTTCGAACCGGTGCTCGAGACGCCGGCGCCGCCGGCGCCTCCGGGCGAAACCGCGCCGGCGCCGACCACCAGCCTGCCCGGACTGGCCGGCGGCAAGGCGACCTGGAAGATTCATTACGCCGACGTGCGCGAAGACCGCGTGGTGTTCTATGGGCACGTGACCAGCGACTTCAGCGAACTGTCGTACCGCATCAAGGCGACCAACAGCGGACGCTTCGTGCTGCCGCCGGCGTATGCGGAATCGATGTACGAGCGGGCCGTGCAGGCCAGGTCGGCCGGCGGCCAGGTGATCATTGTGGAGACGCCCGGGAAGAAATGA
- a CDS encoding PaaI family thioesterase — MSARETTAEQLNSIGVGHFPGYLGIEITRVENGEVSARMAVQPHHLAPNGFLHAGSVVTLADTACGYACRVNLPDGAENFTTIELKSNHLGTAREGAIEVVAKPAHLGRTTQVWDAVVTNAANGKTIAIFRCTQMILYPKTN, encoded by the coding sequence ATGAGCGCAAGAGAAACGACGGCCGAACAGTTGAACAGCATCGGCGTTGGCCATTTTCCCGGTTACCTGGGCATTGAAATCACGCGCGTGGAAAACGGCGAAGTGTCGGCGCGCATGGCCGTGCAGCCGCACCACCTGGCGCCGAACGGCTTCCTGCACGCCGGCAGCGTGGTGACGCTGGCCGATACCGCGTGCGGCTACGCCTGCCGCGTCAACCTTCCCGACGGCGCCGAGAATTTCACGACGATCGAGCTCAAATCGAACCATCTCGGCACCGCGCGCGAAGGCGCCATCGAGGTCGTCGCAAAGCCTGCGCACCTGGGCCGCACCACGCAGGTCTGGGACGCGGTCGTCACCAATGCGGCCAACGGCAAGACCATCGCCATCTTCCGCTGCACGCAGATGATCCTGTATCCGAAAACGAACTGA
- a CDS encoding group 1 truncated hemoglobin, translating into MTMKSIAAALLALAVIAPVHAADDATYAGLGGQQGIRNIVATLIPLIQADPRIKESFADSDMKHIGMRLEEQFCMLSGGPCEYKGEPMKEVHGGLKVTNAQFNALAEDLQVAMERNGVPSHVQNKLVAKLAPMQREIVTK; encoded by the coding sequence ATGACCATGAAATCCATCGCCGCCGCATTGCTGGCGCTTGCCGTCATCGCTCCCGTCCACGCGGCCGACGACGCCACCTACGCCGGCCTTGGCGGCCAGCAGGGCATCAGGAACATCGTCGCTACCCTGATTCCGCTGATCCAGGCCGACCCGCGCATCAAGGAGTCGTTCGCGGACTCGGACATGAAGCACATCGGCATGCGGCTGGAGGAGCAGTTCTGCATGCTGTCCGGCGGCCCGTGCGAGTACAAGGGCGAGCCGATGAAGGAGGTCCACGGCGGCCTGAAGGTCACCAATGCGCAGTTCAACGCGCTGGCCGAAGACCTGCAGGTCGCGATGGAGCGCAACGGCGTGCCGTCGCACGTGCAGAACAAGCTGGTGGCCAAGCTGGCGCCGATGCAGCGCGAGATCGTGACGAAGTAA
- a CDS encoding DUF3034 family protein produces the protein MCSGAVLAQIPDMGKLTATGGVSTVEGAGGGGLAPWALISGYGTRDSWGANAHVTRVATQDYSLDTYGVAVGVADRVEVSLATQDFRGSLAPLNDLRIKQDIVGVKVKLVGDAVYDQDRALPQIAVGVMAKRNKGIGGLGALGVTKVTQLGAKDENGVDYYVAATKILLDQSLLLNGTVRATRANQMGLLGFGGDKGDSYKAKLEVSAAYLINRKLVAGVEYRMKPRNLGVDNEKDYYDAFVAWFPTKNLSVTAAYAVLGDITVFNPTKQRGAYLSVQAGF, from the coding sequence ATGTGCAGCGGCGCCGTGCTGGCGCAAATTCCCGACATGGGCAAGCTGACCGCCACCGGCGGCGTCAGCACGGTCGAAGGCGCTGGAGGCGGCGGCCTGGCGCCGTGGGCGCTGATCAGCGGTTACGGCACGCGCGACAGCTGGGGCGCCAACGCCCATGTCACCCGCGTGGCGACCCAGGACTATTCGCTCGACACCTACGGCGTTGCGGTGGGCGTGGCCGACCGCGTCGAAGTATCGCTGGCGACCCAGGACTTTCGCGGCAGTCTGGCGCCGCTGAACGACTTGCGCATCAAGCAGGACATCGTGGGCGTGAAGGTCAAGCTGGTGGGCGACGCCGTGTACGACCAGGACCGCGCCCTGCCGCAGATCGCCGTCGGCGTCATGGCAAAGCGGAACAAGGGCATCGGCGGCCTTGGCGCGCTGGGCGTGACCAAAGTGACGCAACTGGGCGCGAAGGACGAAAACGGCGTCGACTACTACGTCGCCGCGACCAAGATCCTGCTGGATCAGAGCCTGCTGCTTAATGGGACCGTGCGCGCGACCAGGGCCAACCAAATGGGCCTGCTCGGATTCGGCGGCGACAAGGGCGACAGCTACAAGGCAAAGCTGGAAGTGTCGGCTGCGTACCTGATCAACCGCAAGCTGGTGGCCGGCGTGGAGTACCGCATGAAGCCGCGCAACCTGGGTGTGGACAACGAGAAGGACTACTACGATGCGTTCGTCGCGTGGTTCCCGACCAAGAACTTGTCGGTGACGGCGGCGTACGCGGTGCTGGGGGATATCACGGTGTTCAATCCGACGAAGCAGCGCGGCGCGTACCTGTCGGTGCAAGCGGGGTTCTAA
- a CDS encoding TlpA disulfide reductase family protein, which translates to MTSSWIKPAAICALVLALAGAGYAMLGRSTPAPDVTFISLAGDKISTQSLRGKVVMVNFWATSCATCVKEMPQMVETYNKFKGQGLEFVAVAMKYDPPNYVVNYTETRKLPFKVALDSGGDLAKSFGDVALTPTTFVIGKDGKILKRYVGEPEFGELHALLQKALSAT; encoded by the coding sequence ATGACTTCTTCCTGGATCAAACCCGCTGCAATCTGCGCGCTGGTGCTGGCGCTGGCCGGCGCCGGCTATGCGATGCTCGGCCGTAGCACGCCCGCGCCCGACGTCACCTTCATCAGCCTCGCCGGCGACAAGATCAGTACGCAAAGCCTGCGCGGCAAGGTCGTGATGGTCAACTTCTGGGCCACCTCCTGCGCCACCTGCGTCAAGGAGATGCCGCAGATGGTCGAGACGTACAACAAGTTCAAGGGTCAGGGGCTGGAATTCGTCGCGGTGGCGATGAAGTACGATCCGCCCAACTACGTCGTCAACTACACCGAGACGCGCAAGCTGCCGTTCAAGGTGGCGCTCGATTCGGGCGGCGACCTGGCCAAATCCTTCGGCGACGTCGCGCTGACGCCGACCACCTTCGTGATCGGGAAGGACGGCAAGATCCTCAAGCGCTATGTGGGGGAGCCGGAGTTCGGCGAACTGCACGCGCTGCTGCAGAAGGCCCTCTCGGCCACCTGA
- a CDS encoding BON domain-containing protein, which yields MNKNGQPLMRPLAKAILCAALLTSLSGCVEMVVGGAVMGAVAGADRRTLGAQTEDKTITVKAELRVPKIAGPDAHVNIASFNRKVLLTGEVRDEAAKAAVEREVRSIEGVQTIANEIQVSGPSSYTSRSSDALITTKVKASLVDMKTISATSFKIVTENGTVYMMGRVTQREGQVAADVARGVSGVQRVVKIFEYITEDELRALEPPKPGL from the coding sequence ATGAATAAAAATGGCCAGCCCCTCATGCGCCCGCTCGCGAAGGCGATCCTGTGCGCAGCCCTGCTGACCAGTCTTTCCGGTTGCGTCGAAATGGTTGTCGGGGGCGCCGTGATGGGCGCTGTCGCCGGCGCCGACCGCCGCACCCTGGGCGCGCAGACCGAGGACAAGACGATCACCGTCAAGGCCGAGCTGCGCGTGCCGAAGATCGCAGGTCCCGACGCGCACGTGAACATCGCCAGCTTCAACCGCAAGGTGCTGCTGACCGGTGAAGTGCGCGACGAGGCAGCCAAGGCCGCGGTCGAGCGCGAAGTACGCTCCATCGAAGGCGTGCAGACGATCGCCAACGAGATCCAGGTTTCGGGCCCGTCGAGCTACACCTCGCGTTCGTCCGATGCGCTGATCACCACCAAGGTCAAGGCCAGCCTGGTGGATATGAAGACCATTTCGGCCACTTCGTTCAAGATCGTCACAGAAAACGGCACCGTCTACATGATGGGCCGCGTGACCCAGCGCGAAGGCCAGGTCGCCGCCGATGTGGCGCGCGGCGTGTCCGGCGTGCAGCGCGTGGTGAAAATCTTCGAATACATCACCGAGGACGAACTGCGCGCCTTGGAGCCGCCGAAGCCGGGTCTGTAA
- a CDS encoding phosphoheptose isomerase, with translation MNTQRILAHFQESADLKLKSASVLSQPISEAIDLMFGALSNGNKILACGNGGSAADCQHFAAELVGRFERERFPLPALALTTDTSIMTAVGNDYSYREIFSKQVQAFGQAGDVLLALSTSGNSANVLAAVEAALEREMRVVALTGKDGGELGKMLTDADVHICVPHTRTARIQEVHLVTIHCICDGIDVALFGGDVNE, from the coding sequence ATGAATACTCAACGCATCCTCGCTCATTTCCAGGAAAGCGCCGACCTGAAGCTCAAGTCGGCCTCCGTCCTGTCCCAACCCATCTCCGAAGCCATCGACCTGATGTTCGGCGCGCTCTCGAACGGCAACAAGATTCTCGCCTGCGGCAACGGCGGTTCGGCCGCCGATTGCCAGCATTTCGCCGCCGAGCTGGTCGGCCGTTTCGAGCGCGAGCGCTTCCCGCTGCCGGCGCTGGCGCTGACCACCGACACGTCCATCATGACCGCGGTGGGCAACGACTATAGCTACCGCGAGATCTTCTCGAAGCAGGTGCAGGCCTTCGGCCAGGCCGGCGACGTGCTGCTGGCGCTGTCCACGTCCGGTAACTCCGCCAACGTGCTGGCCGCCGTCGAAGCGGCGCTCGAGCGCGAGATGCGCGTCGTCGCGCTGACCGGCAAGGACGGCGGAGAACTCGGCAAGATGCTGACCGACGCCGACGTGCATATCTGCGTCCCGCACACCCGTACCGCCCGCATCCAGGAAGTTCACCTGGTGACGATCCACTGTATTTGCGACGGCATCGACGTCGCCCTGTTTGGAGGAGATGTGAATGAATAA
- a CDS encoding YraN family protein: MWGKRLSEKQKQGQLGEHAALAHLQRHGLALVEANFSCKGGEIDLVMRDGPTLVFVEVRKRQDMAHGGAAASIGPAKIRRLVRAAQVYLLRFDALPECRFDVVAIDAGQLEWLRNVIEV; the protein is encoded by the coding sequence ATGTGGGGCAAGCGCCTCAGCGAGAAGCAGAAACAGGGCCAGCTGGGCGAGCACGCCGCGCTGGCCCACCTGCAGCGTCACGGCCTGGCGCTGGTCGAGGCCAACTTCAGCTGCAAGGGCGGGGAAATCGACCTGGTCATGCGCGACGGCCCGACGCTGGTGTTCGTCGAGGTGCGCAAGCGCCAGGACATGGCGCACGGCGGCGCGGCCGCGAGCATCGGGCCGGCCAAGATCCGGCGCCTGGTGCGCGCCGCCCAGGTCTACCTGCTGCGCTTCGACGCCCTGCCGGAGTGCCGTTTCGACGTGGTCGCGATCGACGCCGGGCAGCTCGAATGGCTGCGCAACGTGATCGAAGTGTAA